The following are encoded together in the Geobacter sulfurreducens PCA genome:
- a CDS encoding carbonic anhydrase translates to MKDIERFIAGFRRFREDYFGSEYSPFEHLKQGQSPKTMIIGCSDSRVDPAILTDCAPGDIFTVRNVANLVPPFEENGGLHGVSAALEFAVCHLGVEHIIVLGHSQCGGINALMKGTCGCKGGGFISRWMSIATPARERVLAELPEKDTALQQRAAEQAAILLSLENLHSFPWIDERVVRGELTLHGWYFDISAGELLEYRSETGLFEKVSK, encoded by the coding sequence ATGAAGGACATCGAACGCTTCATCGCAGGATTCCGCCGGTTCAGAGAGGATTATTTCGGTTCGGAATACTCACCCTTCGAACACCTTAAGCAGGGGCAAAGCCCCAAGACCATGATCATCGGCTGTTCCGATTCCCGGGTCGATCCGGCCATCCTGACCGACTGTGCGCCTGGCGACATCTTCACCGTTCGCAACGTGGCCAACCTGGTCCCCCCCTTCGAGGAAAACGGCGGGCTTCACGGGGTAAGTGCGGCATTGGAATTCGCGGTCTGCCACCTGGGGGTCGAGCATATCATCGTACTTGGGCACTCCCAGTGCGGCGGCATTAACGCCCTCATGAAAGGAACCTGCGGCTGCAAGGGGGGAGGGTTTATCTCCCGCTGGATGTCAATCGCCACGCCCGCCCGCGAACGGGTCCTGGCGGAGCTGCCGGAAAAGGATACGGCCCTCCAGCAGCGGGCCGCCGAGCAGGCCGCCATCCTCCTCTCTCTGGAAAATCTCCACTCCTTCCCTTGGATCGACGAGCGGGTGGTACGGGGGGAACTCACTCTGCATGGGTGGTATTTCGATATCTCAGCTGGTGAACTGCTCGAATATCGATCCGAAACCGGATTATTCGAAAAAGTCTCTAAATAA
- the pal gene encoding peptidoglycan-associated lipoprotein Pal: protein MKYVHATLLVAFSIACAAGCAKKELVVPEPAVVSAPAQLPATETVAPPATTIDAHESIAATDIAEDRITPAGNATQASPLKIVYFDFDAWVLNGEAREILAGNAEWLRKNPGVAVILEGHTDERGSDAYNLALGEQRAKSAMKYLQTLGIDAGRMTVVSYGEEKPAVEGHDESAWAGNRRVEFIPKR from the coding sequence ATGAAATACGTGCATGCCACGCTTCTCGTCGCCTTCAGCATCGCCTGTGCCGCTGGTTGCGCCAAAAAAGAACTCGTCGTTCCGGAACCGGCGGTCGTCTCCGCACCGGCTCAGCTCCCAGCCACGGAAACTGTCGCGCCGCCGGCAACGACTATTGACGCACACGAATCCATCGCCGCAACGGACATTGCCGAGGATCGCATCACCCCGGCCGGTAATGCTACCCAAGCGAGTCCCCTGAAAATCGTCTACTTCGACTTTGACGCCTGGGTCCTCAATGGTGAGGCCCGCGAAATCCTGGCCGGCAATGCCGAGTGGCTCCGGAAGAACCCCGGGGTGGCGGTCATCCTCGAAGGGCATACCGACGAACGGGGGTCCGATGCCTACAACCTCGCCCTGGGGGAGCAGCGGGCCAAATCGGCAATGAAGTACCTGCAGACGCTCGGGATCGATGCCGGTCGCATGACCGTGGTGAGCTATGGAGAAGAGAAGCCCGCTGTCGAGGGCCACGATGAGTCAGCCTGGGCCGGAAATCGGCGCGTCGAGTTCATCCCCAAACGCTGA
- a CDS encoding trehalose-phosphatase, whose amino-acid sequence MLTTDSLKRLWIFSFDRTLTAAGACYSKARLHRVTRQFLEELAALPGHRVAVLSSRPLDDLVSRVPIEGIYLGGSCGTEWHIPGGESMTLSGKPKDMLMETRDALLPTLREVADLPGVELEDRRWSAALHTQEANTKARQTLFARLAAVLKGWRVALYRNTTMVEIQFLPEITMAFGAQALCRFLGYRGDVVCAGSDENDATALRWALNQGGTALSLGRDPLVPGARPVVDVRSLARHVRDLAGIDEHHRTRMAGRRLCNAA is encoded by the coding sequence ATGCTTACTACAGATTCCCTTAAACGTCTCTGGATTTTCTCTTTCGACCGGACGCTCACCGCTGCCGGGGCCTGCTACTCAAAGGCACGCCTGCACCGGGTGACACGCCAGTTTCTGGAAGAACTCGCCGCGCTTCCCGGCCACCGGGTTGCCGTTCTGTCCAGCCGTCCCCTTGACGATCTCGTTTCCCGCGTGCCGATCGAGGGCATTTACCTCGGCGGCAGCTGCGGAACCGAATGGCACATACCCGGCGGTGAATCAATGACCCTTTCGGGCAAGCCCAAGGACATGCTGATGGAAACCCGCGATGCCCTGTTGCCGACACTGCGGGAAGTCGCCGACCTGCCGGGCGTGGAACTGGAGGACCGGCGCTGGTCCGCGGCACTCCACACGCAGGAGGCAAACACCAAGGCACGCCAGACGCTCTTCGCCCGGCTCGCTGCCGTTCTTAAGGGGTGGAGAGTGGCCCTTTACCGGAATACCACCATGGTGGAGATCCAGTTTCTTCCCGAGATCACCATGGCATTCGGCGCTCAGGCACTGTGCCGGTTCCTGGGATATCGCGGAGACGTGGTCTGCGCCGGCAGTGACGAGAACGATGCCACGGCACTGCGCTGGGCCCTCAATCAGGGGGGAACGGCGCTCAGCCTCGGCAGGGACCCGCTCGTGCCGGGGGCGCGGCCGGTAGTGGACGTGAGGTCCCTGGCCCGTCACGTTCGCGACCTGGCGGGAATCGACGAGCACCATCGGACGAGAATGGCGGGGCGCAGGCTCTGCAATGCCGCATAG
- a CDS encoding tetrathionate reductase family octaheme c-type cytochrome, with product MRMKTGAVIAASAITMAAISAFAGADHAEFVKGPFKTGQDVTKACLECHSEAGDQVLSSSHWKWKGPPKLVKGLEKSKVEYGKANLINNFCISIEGGDRCDNQEFCAKCHPSYGWTDNTFDFTNKNNIDCLVCHTSDRQYKKGLAGQPDPKAIAAGKLDLEKAAQKVGKPGLANCGVCHFYGGGGDAVKHGDLDSTMEKPKRDHDVHMGTTDSGGLGMTCQQCHKTSHHQIAGASTFLATYSERVACEDCHTGANAPHQKSKNGALINRHLATVACQTCHIPVFAKGQATKMSWDWSDVGKDIEAGEQFDKETFMKHKGTFIWGKDVVPTYTWYNGTIERYLKGQKIKDPSKVVNISRPLGDITDKKAKIFPFKVHTGKQPMDSLSNCLLIPQTHNALWKDYDWENALKKGAKGSQVPYSGKYQFVKTAFYGSINHEVATRDKALQCGECHMGGTRMNWKALGYKGDPMQTGGRFAKTAAKK from the coding sequence ATGAGGATGAAAACGGGAGCAGTCATCGCAGCATCAGCCATCACAATGGCCGCCATCAGTGCCTTTGCCGGCGCGGATCACGCGGAATTCGTGAAGGGCCCCTTCAAGACCGGCCAGGACGTGACCAAGGCTTGTCTCGAATGCCACTCCGAGGCCGGGGATCAGGTTCTTTCCTCTTCCCACTGGAAATGGAAGGGACCGCCGAAGCTGGTGAAGGGCTTGGAGAAAAGCAAGGTAGAGTACGGCAAGGCGAACCTGATCAATAATTTCTGCATCTCCATCGAGGGTGGCGACCGGTGCGACAACCAGGAGTTCTGCGCCAAATGTCATCCGAGCTATGGCTGGACCGACAATACGTTCGACTTTACCAATAAGAACAACATCGACTGTCTCGTGTGCCACACCAGCGACCGGCAGTACAAGAAGGGGCTGGCCGGGCAGCCGGATCCCAAGGCCATTGCGGCCGGCAAGCTCGACCTGGAGAAGGCGGCCCAGAAAGTAGGCAAGCCGGGGCTTGCGAACTGCGGAGTCTGCCACTTCTACGGCGGCGGCGGAGACGCGGTGAAGCACGGCGATCTCGACTCGACCATGGAGAAGCCCAAGCGCGATCATGACGTCCACATGGGCACCACCGACAGCGGCGGGCTGGGCATGACGTGCCAGCAGTGCCACAAGACGAGCCACCACCAGATCGCCGGCGCCTCCACCTTCCTGGCCACCTACTCGGAACGCGTTGCGTGCGAGGACTGCCATACCGGCGCCAATGCTCCTCACCAGAAGTCGAAAAACGGCGCCCTCATCAACCGCCACCTGGCCACGGTTGCCTGCCAGACCTGCCACATTCCGGTCTTCGCCAAGGGACAGGCCACCAAGATGAGCTGGGACTGGTCAGACGTGGGCAAGGATATCGAAGCCGGCGAGCAGTTCGACAAGGAGACCTTCATGAAGCACAAGGGAACCTTTATCTGGGGCAAAGATGTCGTTCCGACCTATACCTGGTATAACGGGACCATTGAGCGCTACCTGAAAGGGCAGAAGATCAAGGACCCCTCAAAGGTGGTCAACATCTCCAGGCCGCTGGGTGACATCACCGACAAGAAAGCCAAGATTTTCCCCTTTAAGGTCCATACGGGCAAGCAGCCCATGGATTCGCTCAGCAACTGCCTCCTGATCCCCCAGACCCACAATGCGCTCTGGAAGGACTATGACTGGGAGAACGCCCTGAAAAAAGGCGCCAAGGGATCCCAAGTCCCCTACAGCGGCAAGTACCAGTTCGTGAAGACCGCCTTCTACGGCAGCATCAACCATGAGGTGGCGACCCGGGACAAGGCGCTGCAATGCGGCGAGTGCCACATGGGGGGTACCCGGATGAACTGGAAGGCCCTGGGATATAAAGGGGACCCGATGCAAACCGGCGGACGCTTCGCAAAGACGGCTGCAAAGAAATAG
- a CDS encoding Na+/H+ antiporter NhaA, whose product MRKRINLLREFSVPLIAGVVVALLWANLDPAGYHSFIEQPFFGGMSFHFVVNELFMVLFFGIAAVEITQSCLPGGDLNPLRKAVNPLLATLGGVVGPVLVYLGLNAIIGGPELTRGWGIPTATDIALAWLVARLVFGAGHPAVSFLLLLAVADDAIGLAIIAVFYPDPNHPTEPIWLFLTVAGMVVAYILRSLKSRSYWPYVVVGGGLAWTGLFKAHLHPALALVFIIPFLPHPSRETAHLFEADPRDTSTLARFEHDWKIVVDFGLFMFGLANAGVGFSSVGAATWLVLASLVIGKTLGIFAMGYVGRALGFPLPQQVGAKELAMTGLVAGIGLTVALFVAGVAFVEPDIQGSAKMGALLSGGVSIVAIMLGRALNVRRIP is encoded by the coding sequence TTGAGAAAAAGGATCAACCTGCTGCGTGAATTTTCGGTGCCTCTGATCGCCGGTGTCGTGGTGGCCCTGCTCTGGGCCAACCTCGACCCGGCCGGCTACCACTCTTTCATAGAACAGCCCTTCTTCGGTGGGATGAGCTTCCACTTCGTGGTGAATGAGCTGTTCATGGTCCTTTTTTTCGGAATAGCGGCAGTTGAAATAACTCAAAGCTGCCTGCCGGGCGGCGATCTGAATCCGTTGAGAAAGGCGGTCAATCCGCTTCTGGCGACTCTTGGAGGGGTCGTCGGCCCGGTGCTCGTCTACCTGGGACTCAACGCCATCATCGGTGGTCCGGAACTGACGCGCGGCTGGGGTATCCCCACCGCCACCGATATCGCGCTGGCATGGCTGGTAGCCCGGCTCGTCTTCGGAGCCGGGCATCCCGCGGTATCGTTTCTGCTTCTGCTGGCGGTAGCGGACGATGCCATAGGACTTGCCATCATTGCCGTATTCTATCCCGACCCGAACCACCCGACCGAGCCGATCTGGCTTTTCCTGACGGTCGCCGGCATGGTTGTCGCCTATATCCTCAGGAGCCTGAAATCAAGAAGCTACTGGCCCTATGTAGTCGTGGGAGGCGGACTTGCATGGACCGGCCTGTTCAAGGCCCACTTGCACCCAGCCCTCGCCCTCGTCTTCATCATTCCCTTCCTGCCGCATCCAAGCCGGGAAACGGCTCACCTGTTCGAGGCCGATCCGCGCGACACCTCGACCCTGGCCCGGTTCGAGCATGATTGGAAGATCGTCGTCGACTTCGGTCTCTTCATGTTCGGCCTTGCCAATGCGGGAGTCGGTTTTTCGTCCGTGGGGGCGGCAACCTGGCTCGTGCTGGCATCGCTCGTAATCGGCAAGACGCTCGGCATCTTTGCCATGGGATACGTTGGCAGGGCCCTCGGATTCCCCCTGCCGCAGCAGGTCGGCGCCAAGGAACTGGCCATGACGGGGCTGGTGGCGGGCATCGGCCTGACCGTGGCCCTGTTTGTGGCCGGTGTGGCATTTGTTGAACCGGACATCCAGGGGTCGGCCAAAATGGGGGCCCTTTTGTCGGGAGGTGTCTCCATTGTGGCGATCATGCTCGGAAGAGCGCTGAACGTGAGACGAATCCCCTGA
- the purE gene encoding 5-(carboxyamino)imidazole ribonucleotide mutase yields MEKVETSSAPGTLADRSPLVGILTGSPNDLPTVVKVRDTLTELGIPSEIVVASAHRTPDKVLAYLDRAHKEGVQVLIGCAGVAAHLAGVIAGHTRLPVIGLPLGNGPLSGMDSLLSTVQMPPGVPVATVAIDGSRNAAMLAARILALKYPEIDKALEEAARKERERYDLTADEALAKLTSCVK; encoded by the coding sequence ATGGAAAAAGTCGAAACATCGAGCGCACCCGGCACTCTCGCCGACCGCTCGCCGCTGGTGGGAATCCTGACCGGGAGCCCCAATGATCTGCCCACGGTGGTGAAGGTGCGCGACACCCTGACCGAGCTCGGCATCCCGAGCGAGATCGTGGTGGCTTCGGCCCACCGGACCCCCGACAAGGTCCTCGCCTACCTGGACCGGGCCCATAAGGAAGGGGTGCAGGTACTGATCGGCTGCGCCGGCGTGGCCGCTCACCTGGCGGGTGTAATCGCCGGGCACACGAGATTGCCGGTCATCGGTTTGCCGCTCGGCAACGGCCCCTTGTCAGGGATGGACAGCCTCCTCTCGACCGTGCAGATGCCCCCGGGCGTGCCGGTTGCCACGGTGGCCATCGACGGGAGCCGCAATGCGGCCATGCTGGCGGCCCGCATTCTGGCCCTCAAGTACCCGGAGATTGACAAGGCCCTGGAAGAGGCGGCTCGGAAGGAGCGGGAGCGCTACGACCTGACCGCCGATGAGGCCCTGGCAAAACTCACCTCGTGCGTCAAGTAA
- a CDS encoding malic enzyme-like NAD(P)-binding protein, whose product MNIEKGFDKIVKTLRVMITDQPGYLGRLTTAIGSEGGNIGDIRLISSGLTHNIREITVYVDNDQHLEMILKAVAAVEGVIVEEVIDRVQQVHEGGKIAVRSRVEIKTIGDVRKIYTPGVASICRQIQQKPRLADTYTAIGNTVAIVTNGTAILGLGDIGPVAGMPVMEGKAVLFDHLVGISGVPILLRSKNVDHIVDTIWHLAPTFGAIKLEDIAAPDCFEIERRLVEMLDIPVMHDDQHGTAVVVLASLLNATRFTGTRLQNATIGIIGLGAAGTGIAKLLMAYGVKKVVGTDLNPGAMEMLQTLGGEPTNLAGVMERAQVVIATTGCPGLIKPDMVKQGQVILALSNPDAEIKPQDAMTAGASFAADGKSINNALAFPGIFRGALDARASRINNRMLIAAAKAIASHAEEGELVPGILNRNVHLAVAEAVARAAAETGVIKPRN is encoded by the coding sequence ATGAATATAGAAAAAGGGTTCGACAAGATCGTCAAGACCCTGCGTGTCATGATTACCGATCAGCCCGGCTACCTGGGGCGCCTGACCACTGCCATCGGCTCCGAAGGGGGCAACATCGGCGACATACGCCTCATCAGTTCGGGGCTTACCCACAACATTCGGGAGATTACCGTCTATGTGGACAACGACCAGCATCTGGAAATGATCCTCAAAGCCGTTGCCGCGGTTGAAGGGGTCATTGTCGAAGAGGTGATCGACCGGGTGCAGCAGGTTCACGAAGGGGGCAAGATTGCCGTCAGGAGCAGGGTTGAGATTAAGACCATCGGCGATGTGCGGAAAATCTACACCCCGGGGGTGGCCTCCATCTGCCGCCAGATCCAGCAGAAGCCCCGGCTCGCCGACACCTATACCGCCATCGGCAACACCGTGGCCATCGTCACCAACGGCACCGCCATCCTCGGCCTGGGGGACATCGGCCCAGTGGCCGGCATGCCGGTCATGGAGGGGAAGGCGGTGCTCTTCGACCACCTCGTGGGGATTTCCGGCGTCCCAATCCTGCTAAGAAGCAAAAACGTGGACCATATCGTGGACACTATCTGGCATCTGGCTCCCACATTCGGGGCCATCAAGCTGGAGGACATCGCGGCACCGGACTGCTTCGAGATCGAGCGGCGGCTCGTGGAGATGCTGGACATTCCTGTCATGCACGATGACCAGCACGGCACGGCAGTGGTGGTGCTGGCGTCACTGCTGAACGCAACCCGTTTCACCGGCACCAGGCTGCAGAATGCCACGATCGGAATCATCGGCCTGGGGGCGGCCGGCACCGGCATCGCCAAGCTGCTCATGGCCTACGGGGTGAAAAAAGTGGTCGGCACCGATCTCAATCCCGGCGCCATGGAGATGCTGCAGACTCTGGGAGGAGAACCGACTAATCTGGCAGGGGTCATGGAGCGCGCCCAGGTGGTAATCGCCACCACCGGCTGCCCCGGGCTCATCAAACCCGACATGGTGAAACAGGGGCAGGTGATTCTGGCCCTCTCCAATCCGGATGCCGAGATTAAACCGCAGGATGCCATGACGGCCGGGGCATCCTTTGCCGCCGACGGCAAGAGCATCAACAACGCCCTCGCTTTCCCCGGCATCTTCCGGGGAGCCCTCGACGCCCGTGCCAGCAGAATCAACAACCGGATGCTCATTGCCGCGGCCAAGGCCATCGCCTCACACGCCGAAGAGGGTGAGCTGGTGCCGGGCATCCTCAACCGGAACGTCCACCTGGCCGTAGCTGAAGCGGTGGCAAGGGCGGCAGCAGAGACAGGAGTCATCAAACCCCGCAATTAG